In Mucinivorans hirudinis, the DNA window TTGGAGGATGGCTCGATTGTGGACATCGTTCTGAACCCGCTTGGCGTACCCTCACGTATGAACTTGGGTCAGATTTACGAAACTGTTCTTGGTTGGGCAGGTCGCGAATTGGGCTTGAAGTTCTCTTCTCCGATTTTCGACGGTGCATCTTTGGACGAGATTAACGAGTACGCCGAAAAGGCGGGCATCCCGCGTTCGGGACGCACCTACCTATACGATGGTGGCACGGGCGAACGGTTCGACCAGCCGGCGACGGTGGGTGTGGTGTATATGTTGAAGCTCGGGCATATGGTGGACGATAAAATGCACGCGCGTTCTATCGGTCCATACTCGCTCATCACTCAGCAACCTCTGGGTGGTAAGGCACAATTTGGTGGTCAGCGTTTTGGTGAGATGGAGGTTTGGGCATTGGAGGCATTCGGTGCTGCCAATATCCTGCAAGAGATTCTCACGATTAAATCCGACGACGTGGTTGGTCGTGCCAAAGCTTACGAGGCTATTGTCAAGGGTGACACCTTGCCCCAGGCAGGAATACCGGAATCACTAAACGTGCTACTTCACGAACTCAGTGGCTTAGGACTGAATGTTAAATTGGATTAGGGGAGAGAGTTGGGGGGAGAGTTGGGGAGAGAGTTGGGGAGAGAGTTGGGGAGAGAGTTGGGGAGAGAGTTGGGGAGAGAGTTGGGGAGAGAGGCTCTGCTTTTGGGACTTTTAGGACTTCTAGGACTGGTAGGTCAGCTCAGATTTTCTATTCACAATTCACAATTCACAATTCACAATTCACAATTCACAATTCACAATTCACAATTCACAATTCACAATTCACAATTCCCTATTCACAAAAAACAAAAAAGATGTCATTTAATAAAAAAGATACAAAACAGCCGGGTAATTTCAATCGAATTACCATCTCGCTTGCCTCGCCAGAAACGATTTTGGAGCGGTCGAGCGGTGAAGTGCTAAAACCCGAGACCATCAACTACCGCACATACAAACCTGAGCGTGACGGTCTCTTCTGCGAACGCATCTTCGGTCCTGTCAAAGATTTCGAGTGCCACTGCGGTAAGTACAAACGTATTCGTTACAAGGGTATCGTTTGCGACCGATGCGGGGTGGAAGTTACCGAAAAGAAGGTTCGCCGCGAACGCTCGGGACACATCTCGCTTGTTGTGCCCGTGGCTCACATATGGTATTTCCGCAGCCTGCCAAACAAGATTGGCTACCTGCTGGGCGTGCCAACTAAGAAACTGGATGCCGTAATCTATTACGAGCGATATATTGTTGTTAATAAAGGCGTTGCCAGCGGTGTTGAGAATGGCGAACTGCTGGCTGAGAAGGAATATCTCGATTTGTTGGCTACCCTGCCAAAGGGAAATCAGCAGCTGGAGGACGGACACCCCGACAAGTTCGAGGCTAAGATGGGTGCCGAGGCTATCTACGAGATGATTCAGAAGGTAGACCTCGATGCGCTCTCATACTCGCTTCGCCACAAGGCTAACACCGAAACTTCGCAACAGCGTAAAGCTGAGGCGCTGAAGCGCCTATATGTCGTAGAGGCATTCCGCGAAAGCCGCGAAATTAATAAGCCTGAGTGGATGATTATGAAGGTTCTGCCGGTGATTCCGCCCGAGCTTCGTCCTCTTGTGCCATTGGACGGCGGGCGTTTTGCTACGTCGGACTTGAACGACTTGTATCGCCGCGTTATCATTCGTAACAACCGTCTAAAGAGACTAATAGAGATTAAAGCTCCGGAAGTCATCCTACGTAACGAGAAACGTATGTTGCAGGAAGCTGTGGATAGCCTTTTTGATAACTCACGTAAGTCTAATGCTGTTAAAACCGAATCAAATCGTCCGCTTAAATCATTGAGCGACTCATTGAAGGGTAAACAGGGACGTTTCCGCCAAAATCTTTTGGGTAAACGTGTGGACTACTCGGCGCGTTCGGTTATCGTGGTAGGTCCTGAGTTGAAGATGCACGAGTGTGGTATTCCCAAGGATATGGCGGCAGAGCTCTACAAGCCGTTTATCGTTCGTAAACTTATTGAACGCGGTATCGTAAAAACGGTAAAATCGGCTAAGAAAATCATCGACCGTAAGGATTCTGTTGTGTGGGATATTCTCGAAAATGTGATTAAGGGACACCCCGTTCTACTGAACCGTGCTCCGACCCTTCACCGTCTCGGTATCCAAGCGTTCCAGCCAAAACTGATTGAGGGTAAGGCTATCCAGCTCCACCCACTATCTTGTACTGCATTCAACGCCGACTTTGACGGTGACCAAATGGCGGTGCACTTGCCCCTGGGCAATGCCGCAATATTGGAGGCTCAGATTTTGATGCTCGGCTCGCACAATATCCTCAACCCTGCCAATGGCGCACCCATTACTGTCCCTTCACAGGATATGGTGCTTGGTCTGTATTATATGACCAAGGAACGTAAAGATGTTAAGGGCGAGGGACTTGTATTCTATTCTCCGGAGGAGGCAATCATTGCGTATAACGAAAAACGTGCCGGTTTGCACGCGAAGGTAAAACTTCGTCTTGGCACGGGTAACCTGATTGATACAACCGTAGGGCGTATTATCTTTAATGAGCACGTACCCGTAGAGGCAGGCTACATTAATGAACTTCTCACGAAGAAAAACTTGCGCGACACTATCGGCTCTATTATGAAGAAGGCGGGAGCAGCAAAAACTGCAACTTTCCTCGACGATATTAAGAGTCTCGGTTACCAGATGGCATTCCGCGGCGGGTTGTCCTTCAACCTCGAAGCTGTGATTATCCCCAAGGAGAAAGAAAAACTCGTAGCCGAGGGGTATACTCAGGTTGAGGAGGTTATGGAGAACTACAATATGGGTATGATTACCAACAACGAGCGCTACAACCAGGTTATCGATATTTGGACGAACGTAAACTCGCGCCTGTCGAACGCCGTGAAGAAGCAGTTGGTGGAGGATATGGACGGTTTCAACCCGGTATATATGATGATGCACTCAGGTGCGCGTGGTTCGGAGGCTCAGATTCGTCAGCTCTCCGGTATGCGTGGTCTGATGGCAAAACCTCAGAAGTCATCTGCTGACTCGGCACAGATTATCGAGAACCCAATCTTGGCGAACTTCAAAGAGGGTCTCTCGGTTTTGGAATACTTTATCTCTACTCACGGTGCGCGTAAGGGTCTTGCCGACACGGCTCTCAAGACTGCCGATGCCGGCTACTTGACACGCCGTTTGGTGGATGTGGCTCAGGATGTGATTGTCTCTCAGGAAGATTGTGGCACGCTACGCGGTCTGCAAACTATGGCACTCAAACGTAACGAAGAGGAGGTGGCATCGCTCTATGACCGCATT includes these proteins:
- a CDS encoding DNA-directed RNA polymerase beta' subunit, coding for MSFNKKDTKQPGNFNRITISLASPETILERSSGEVLKPETINYRTYKPERDGLFCERIFGPVKDFECHCGKYKRIRYKGIVCDRCGVEVTEKKVRRERSGHISLVVPVAHIWYFRSLPNKIGYLLGVPTKKLDAVIYYERYIVVNKGVASGVENGELLAEKEYLDLLATLPKGNQQLEDGHPDKFEAKMGAEAIYEMIQKVDLDALSYSLRHKANTETSQQRKAEALKRLYVVEAFRESREINKPEWMIMKVLPVIPPELRPLVPLDGGRFATSDLNDLYRRVIIRNNRLKRLIEIKAPEVILRNEKRMLQEAVDSLFDNSRKSNAVKTESNRPLKSLSDSLKGKQGRFRQNLLGKRVDYSARSVIVVGPELKMHECGIPKDMAAELYKPFIVRKLIERGIVKTVKSAKKIIDRKDSVVWDILENVIKGHPVLLNRAPTLHRLGIQAFQPKLIEGKAIQLHPLSCTAFNADFDGDQMAVHLPLGNAAILEAQILMLGSHNILNPANGAPITVPSQDMVLGLYYMTKERKDVKGEGLVFYSPEEAIIAYNEKRAGLHAKVKLRLGTGNLIDTTVGRIIFNEHVPVEAGYINELLTKKNLRDTIGSIMKKAGAAKTATFLDDIKSLGYQMAFRGGLSFNLEAVIIPKEKEKLVAEGYTQVEEVMENYNMGMITNNERYNQVIDIWTNVNSRLSNAVKKQLVEDMDGFNPVYMMMHSGARGSEAQIRQLSGMRGLMAKPQKSSADSAQIIENPILANFKEGLSVLEYFISTHGARKGLADTALKTADAGYLTRRLVDVAQDVIVSQEDCGTLRGLQTMALKRNEEEVASLYDRILGRTSVHDVINPQTNELLVRAGEEIDEEVALAIEKSPIEMVEIRSVLTCESRKGTCAKCYGRNLSTGRMAQMGEVVGVIAAQSIGEPGTQLTLRTFHVGGVAGGSVVDNKITARYDGRIVIEEIRAVERKNDSGGKYFVIISRMAEVKIVDENTGQTLFTTPLPYGGSLHFANGSTVKKGDVICEWDPYNAVIISEFQGKVAFESLIEGITYREEMDEATGFREKVIIESKAKDKNPVIRIVDKEGLELKQYNLPVGAHISVKDGAKISAGDILIKIPRVVGKAGDITGGLPRVTELFEARNPSNPAVVSEIDGEVSYGKIKRGNREIIVTSRLGEVKKYLVPLAKQILVQENDFVRAGMALSEGAVTPGDILSIQGPTKVQEYIVNEIQEVYRLQGVKINDKHFEIIVRQMMNKVRIEDPGDTRLLEEQVVDKWEFMMVNDEIYDKKVITAAGSSTELKEGQIVTLRQLRDENSILKRKGLSPVEYRDAVPATSTQILQGITRAALQTSSFMSAASFQETTKVLNEAAIFGKVDPLGKLKENVICGHLIPAGTGLRKYADLEVSVK